The following proteins are encoded in a genomic region of Dokdonia donghaensis DSW-1:
- a CDS encoding type I restriction enzyme HsdR N-terminal domain-containing protein, with protein sequence MQQLSFPAYSFRLKNSENKTFIFDIIRKKFLVLTPEEWVRQHVLKWLLEDKGYPESLINVEKEIRVGNTRKRYDIVVFKPDGSLYIIVECKAPKVQITQATFDQIARYNLELQADLLMVTNGLSHYYCKVDSVAERYDFLRELPDYK encoded by the coding sequence ATGCAACAGCTCTCTTTTCCTGCATACTCATTTAGGCTCAAAAATAGCGAAAACAAAACGTTTATATTTGACATCATACGCAAAAAATTCTTGGTACTAACCCCTGAAGAATGGGTGCGACAACACGTACTTAAATGGTTGCTAGAAGATAAAGGCTATCCAGAGAGTCTTATAAATGTAGAAAAAGAAATACGCGTAGGAAATACGCGTAAACGTTATGATATTGTCGTTTTTAAACCCGATGGATCTCTGTATATCATAGTAGAGTGCAAGGCGCCAAAGGTCCAAATCACACAAGCTACCTTTGACCAGATAGCCAGGTATAATCTAGAGTTGCAAGCAGACCTGCTTATGGTCACAAATGGGCTCTCTCATTACTATTGTAAAGTAGACAGCGTTGCAGAGCGTTATGACTTTTTAAGAGAACTACCAGATTATAAATAA
- the holA gene encoding DNA polymerase III subunit delta: protein MKHAKNIVDDIKNGIIKPIYFLSGEEPYFIDQITDYIEHNLLDEAEKGFNQVVLYGRDVSIEDIVSNAKRYPMMAERQVVIVKEAQDLSRTIEKLVDYVKNPQPTTVLVVAYKYKKLDKRKGLSKALKTHGVHYESKKLYENQVGDWLRRVLIDEGYHIQPKAAQMLVDYLGNDLSKVVNELNKLMLILPKGSEITPQAIEENIGISKDFNIFELRKAISEKDVVKAQRIAQYFTQNPKDNPLVLTVGQLFSLFSSILKYHGLPQKDKATVAKTLGVSPFFVGEYITAARNYPMKKVSACIALIREVDVKSKGVGASAFASNDLLKELLVKIMN, encoded by the coding sequence GTGAAGCACGCAAAAAACATAGTAGACGATATTAAAAATGGGATTATAAAACCTATCTATTTTTTAAGTGGAGAGGAACCCTATTTTATAGATCAAATCACAGATTACATAGAGCATAACCTCCTTGATGAAGCCGAAAAAGGATTTAATCAAGTAGTACTTTATGGTCGTGATGTCTCTATAGAAGATATTGTGAGCAATGCAAAGCGATACCCTATGATGGCAGAGCGGCAGGTGGTGATTGTAAAAGAAGCACAAGACCTCTCTCGTACAATAGAAAAGCTTGTAGATTATGTAAAAAACCCACAGCCTACTACAGTGCTTGTTGTGGCTTATAAGTATAAGAAACTAGACAAGCGCAAAGGACTCTCAAAAGCACTTAAAACTCACGGAGTGCATTATGAAAGCAAGAAGCTCTATGAAAACCAAGTAGGAGACTGGCTGCGCCGTGTACTTATAGATGAAGGCTACCATATACAGCCTAAGGCAGCACAAATGCTAGTAGATTACCTAGGTAATGATTTAAGTAAGGTGGTAAATGAGCTCAATAAACTGATGCTTATTTTACCTAAAGGGAGTGAGATTACCCCACAAGCCATAGAGGAGAACATAGGGATAAGTAAGGACTTTAATATTTTTGAGCTTCGTAAAGCCATCTCAGAAAAAGACGTTGTAAAAGCACAGCGCATCGCACAGTACTTTACACAAAACCCAAAAGATAACCCGCTAGTACTTACCGTGGGGCAACTTTTTAGCCTTTTCTCAAGTATATTAAAATATCACGGCTTACCGCAAAAGGATAAAGCTACTGTGGCAAAAACGCTAGGAGTCTCTCCTTTTTTTGTAGGTGAGTACATCACTGCCGCTCGCAATTACCCTATGAAAAAGGTGAGCGCCTGTATCGCCCTCATAAGAGAGGTAGATGTAAAAAGTAAAGGAGTAGGAGCAAGTGCCTTTGCAAGTAATGATTTACTCAAAGAGTTGCTCGTAAAGATTATGAACTAA
- a CDS encoding glycosyltransferase family 2 protein, with amino-acid sequence MKIAIVILNWNGKSLLERFLPSVVSHSPNAEIYVADNASTDTSVAYVQEQFKEVKIIQNSENGGYPKGYNDALKHIMADIYVLLNSDVQVTEGWLEPMIALFDNPLVGAAQPKIKDLKKPTHFEYAGAAGGYLDAFGYPFCRGRIFDTCEEDTGQYNDTREVQWASGACLFVRAPYFWQVGALDETFFAHQEEIDLCWRLRNMGYQVLASGASEVLHLGGATLPSENPKKTFYNFRNTLFNVMKNVKGIRAFFIVFARLILDGIAGLKYLFEGKPKHLLAIVKAHFSFYYHLPSLLVNRMTLKHPTPYAQTFSIVWKYFVQKKQYFKDL; translated from the coding sequence GTGAAAATTGCAATCGTCATCCTCAACTGGAATGGTAAATCGCTACTAGAACGATTTTTACCTTCTGTAGTATCCCATAGTCCAAACGCTGAAATATATGTCGCAGATAATGCGAGTACAGATACTTCTGTTGCCTATGTTCAAGAGCAATTTAAGGAGGTCAAAATCATACAAAACTCAGAAAACGGTGGCTATCCAAAAGGTTATAATGATGCATTAAAGCATATTATGGCAGACATCTATGTACTACTTAATAGTGACGTACAAGTTACCGAAGGCTGGCTAGAACCTATGATTGCATTGTTTGACAATCCGCTAGTAGGTGCTGCACAACCAAAAATAAAAGATCTTAAGAAGCCTACACACTTTGAGTATGCTGGAGCGGCCGGCGGCTATCTAGATGCATTTGGTTATCCATTTTGTCGCGGGCGAATTTTTGATACCTGTGAAGAAGATACAGGTCAATATAATGACACAAGGGAAGTACAGTGGGCAAGCGGAGCTTGTCTTTTTGTAAGAGCACCTTACTTCTGGCAAGTAGGAGCGCTAGACGAAACTTTTTTTGCACATCAAGAAGAGATAGATCTTTGCTGGCGTTTACGTAATATGGGGTATCAAGTGCTCGCAAGTGGTGCTAGTGAAGTATTGCATCTAGGTGGTGCTACACTACCTTCAGAAAATCCTAAGAAGACATTTTATAATTTTAGGAATACCTTGTTTAATGTGATGAAGAACGTAAAGGGAATAAGAGCTTTCTTTATCGTCTTTGCACGACTTATACTTGACGGTATTGCTGGTCTTAAATACCTTTTTGAAGGAAAGCCCAAGCATTTACTTGCCATTGTAAAAGCGCACTTTAGTTTTTATTACCACTTACCATCATTACTAGTTAACCGTATGACACTCAAGCATCCTACTCCCTACGCACAGACCTTCTCCATAGTCTGGAAGTACTTTGTTCAAAAAAAGCAGTACTTTAAGGACCTGTAA
- a CDS encoding alpha/beta hydrolase — MRLLHTLLLAVLLSFLTINCSDSEELAPEVITDDVVATDDGPTEEADLEALVLTDVSYGDDPLQVYDIYLPAGRKATKTKTIILIHGGGWVEGDKEDVTAFIDLVQSQHPDHAVVNMNYVLADPPSVPAFPNQFLDVQAVVDQLDDTHEELSFLNEYGFIGLSAGAHLAMMYDYTYNTQDQIKFVANIVGPADFTDPFYADEPGFEQYLDALTDESAYPANTNLAEALSPAIVANVDSSPTLQFYGNEDPLVPLTNGQRLDTALSNNNVPHIFTIYDGGHGNWDEASYLDLRTKIGQYIDLYLAIEE, encoded by the coding sequence ATGAGACTGCTACACACACTCCTACTTGCGGTATTACTATCATTCTTAACAATAAACTGTTCTGATAGTGAGGAGCTAGCACCAGAGGTTATCACAGATGATGTTGTTGCAACAGATGACGGTCCTACAGAAGAAGCAGATCTAGAAGCCTTAGTACTCACAGATGTATCGTATGGTGATGACCCATTACAGGTGTATGACATCTACCTCCCTGCTGGTCGTAAGGCAACTAAAACTAAAACCATTATCCTTATACACGGTGGTGGCTGGGTAGAAGGAGATAAGGAAGATGTTACTGCTTTTATAGACCTCGTGCAATCGCAACACCCAGACCACGCAGTGGTAAATATGAATTATGTACTGGCAGACCCTCCTAGTGTTCCTGCGTTTCCTAACCAGTTTCTAGATGTGCAGGCGGTGGTAGATCAACTAGATGACACCCACGAGGAGCTAAGCTTTCTTAACGAGTATGGCTTTATAGGTCTTAGTGCTGGGGCACATCTGGCTATGATGTATGATTATACCTATAATACACAAGACCAAATAAAATTTGTAGCAAACATAGTGGGACCAGCAGATTTTACAGATCCTTTTTATGCAGATGAGCCTGGTTTTGAGCAATATCTAGATGCACTTACAGATGAGAGCGCATACCCGGCAAATACAAACCTTGCCGAAGCATTAAGCCCTGCCATCGTAGCAAATGTAGATAGCAGCCCTACCCTACAGTTTTATGGTAATGAAGACCCGCTGGTACCCCTTACAAACGGGCAGCGATTAGATACCGCATTATCTAACAATAATGTACCTCACATCTTTACAATATATGATGGTGGTCACGGTAACTGGGACGAGGCTAGTTACCTAGACTTACGTACCAAGATAGGGCAATATATAGACCTTTACCTTGCGATAGAAGAATAA
- a CDS encoding L-threonylcarbamoyladenylate synthase yields MSQFIKLYEENPNPKDLKQIVKILKAGGLIIYPSDTVYALGCDITNAKALEKVAQIKGVKLAKANFSFVCEDLSNLSDYVRQIDTKTFKILKRALPGPYTFILPGNNNLPSSFKKKKEVGIRVPDNEITRAIVRALGNPIVSTSIYDEDEVIEYTTDPELIFEKWQNRVDVIVDGGYGGNIPSTVIDLTGDEPILIREGKGSPEL; encoded by the coding sequence ATGTCACAGTTTATAAAACTCTACGAGGAAAACCCAAACCCTAAAGATCTCAAGCAAATTGTAAAGATTTTAAAAGCTGGTGGTCTTATTATTTACCCAAGTGATACTGTATATGCACTGGGCTGTGATATCACAAACGCAAAAGCACTAGAAAAGGTGGCCCAGATAAAGGGCGTAAAGCTTGCAAAGGCAAACTTTTCTTTTGTGTGTGAAGATTTAAGCAACCTTTCAGATTATGTACGACAGATAGATACAAAGACCTTTAAAATATTAAAACGTGCCCTGCCGGGACCGTATACCTTTATATTACCTGGTAATAATAACTTGCCTAGCTCTTTTAAGAAAAAGAAGGAAGTGGGTATACGTGTACCAGATAATGAGATTACAAGAGCCATTGTACGTGCACTAGGAAATCCTATTGTATCTACGTCTATTTATGATGAAGATGAGGTGATAGAGTACACCACAGATCCAGAGCTCATCTTTGAGAAATGGCAAAATAGGGTAGACGTAATAGTAGACGGGGGTTACGGTGGTAATATACCTTCTACCGTAATTGATCTTACAGGTGATGAGCCTATTCTTATAAGGGAAGGAAAAGGAAGCCCAGAGCTATAA
- a CDS encoding OmpA/MotB family protein translates to MKRLLIAGITSALLLTSCVSKKEYAALEARQQETQDLLNSATVKLNACLEEKASATTRVKSLEERVAEMRKDKNNLIQSSKDLTVLTKQGAVNLEKSLESLKEKDLKINRLQDALTKKDSVTLALVTSLKREVGINDQDIEINVEKGVVFISLSDKVLFKSGSYQITSRAEEILGKVATVINSKPDFEALVEGHTDNVPYNRGVLIDNWDLSAKRATAIVRKLVELGANPAQLIAAGRSEFVPLVPNDTPENKSTNRRTKIYVLPKIDQFYNMIEEEMKNMSEEEGN, encoded by the coding sequence ATGAAACGATTATTGATTGCTGGTATCACCAGCGCTTTACTCTTAACTTCTTGCGTTTCTAAAAAAGAATATGCTGCGCTAGAAGCAAGACAGCAAGAAACTCAAGACCTTTTAAACTCTGCTACGGTTAAGCTTAACGCTTGCCTTGAAGAAAAAGCTAGTGCAACCACTCGTGTAAAATCACTTGAAGAGCGTGTAGCCGAGATGAGAAAAGATAAGAACAATCTTATACAAAGTTCTAAAGACCTTACAGTTCTTACTAAACAAGGCGCTGTAAATCTTGAGAAATCACTAGAGAGCCTAAAAGAAAAGGATCTTAAGATTAATAGACTACAAGATGCACTTACTAAAAAAGATAGTGTAACCCTTGCTCTAGTAACTAGCCTTAAACGTGAGGTAGGTATTAATGATCAAGACATTGAGATTAATGTAGAGAAAGGAGTCGTATTTATATCGCTTTCTGACAAAGTTCTCTTTAAGAGCGGTAGCTACCAGATTACCTCTAGAGCAGAAGAGATTTTAGGTAAAGTGGCTACAGTTATAAATAGTAAACCAGATTTTGAAGCGCTAGTAGAAGGTCACACAGATAACGTACCGTATAATAGAGGGGTCCTTATAGACAACTGGGACTTAAGTGCAAAAAGAGCAACGGCTATTGTGCGTAAGCTTGTAGAGCTAGGTGCAAACCCTGCACAACTTATTGCAGCTGGACGAAGTGAGTTTGTACCACTTGTACCAAATGACACACCAGAAAATAAATCTACAAACAGAAGAACTAAGATTTATGTACTTCCTAAAATTGATCAATTTTATAATATGATCGAGGAGGAAATGAAAAATATGTCTGAAGAAGAAGGGAACTAA
- a CDS encoding Rid family detoxifying hydrolase has translation MKKIITTSNAPAPIGPYNQATLVNGMLYTSGQIAIIPATGELFKGSIEEETELVMQSVKAILTEAGMTFENVVKTSIFISDMENFGKINSVYGKYFNEATAPARETVEVANLPKYVNVEISVIAAE, from the coding sequence ATGAAAAAAATAATCACAACTTCAAACGCCCCAGCACCTATAGGACCGTACAATCAAGCAACCCTTGTAAACGGAATGTTATATACTAGCGGGCAGATTGCTATTATACCAGCAACTGGCGAGCTTTTTAAAGGAAGTATAGAAGAGGAAACTGAGCTTGTAATGCAAAGTGTAAAAGCGATTCTTACCGAAGCAGGAATGACTTTTGAAAATGTGGTAAAGACTTCCATCTTTATAAGTGATATGGAAAACTTTGGGAAGATAAACAGTGTGTATGGTAAGTACTTTAACGAGGCAACAGCTCCTGCTAGAGAAACCGTAGAAGTGGCAAACCTACCTAAATACGTAAATGTAGAAATAAGCGTAATCGCCGCCGAATAA
- a CDS encoding DUF2945 domain-containing protein: MIKEGTKVKWSWGNGTAEGKVQSTFTKSVTRTIKGNEVTRDGEEGNKALYIEQEDGTNVLKLESEVERADA; encoded by the coding sequence ATGATTAAAGAAGGAACAAAAGTAAAATGGAGCTGGGGAAACGGCACAGCAGAGGGTAAAGTACAGTCTACATTTACAAAGAGTGTCACCCGCACCATAAAAGGAAACGAGGTCACCCGCGACGGCGAAGAAGGGAATAAAGCCCTCTACATAGAGCAAGAAGACGGTACAAATGTACTCAAGCTAGAAAGTGAAGTAGAACGCGCAGACGCATAA